A genomic segment from Vanessa cardui chromosome 30, ilVanCard2.1, whole genome shotgun sequence encodes:
- the LOC124542346 gene encoding uncharacterized protein LOC124542346 — MSTDFIVLSTTDTGRRKMLRLLIFAFLLSTIYTHPVKDEDAIIEAEDTKEIVDLKKMLNDVSYVTNFKNMMADYVKSQYKNLTIDDMEKIQDYLEEFCHRFARDLKDIVENYDQDRPIGKVNDGLPDSTFEDIKKCIKNELPNVTDVTADQITYVLRKNIFVTRQKIDAVIRSSEIAAIENA; from the exons ATGTCGACTGATTTCATTGTGCTTTCGACCACAGACACAGGACGACGTAAAATGC TACGTCTGTTAATCTTTGCGTTTCTGCTGTCAACGATATACACACATCCAGTAAAAGATGAAGATGCCATCATCGAAGCTGAAGATACAAAGGAAATTGTCGACTTAAAGAAAATGTTAAACGATGTTTCTTACGTAACAAACTTCAAGAATATGATGGCGGACTACGTGAAGTCGCAGTACAAAAACTTAACGATTGACGATATGGAGAAAATCCAAGATTATTTAGAGGAATTCTGCCACAGATTCGCGAGGGACCTAAAGGATATCGTCGAGAACTACGATCAAGACAGACCGATCGGGAAAGTAAACGATGGTCTTCCTGACAGTACGTTTGAGGATATTAAGAAATGCATCAAGAACGAATTACCGAATGTGACAGATGTGACCGCGGATCAGATTACGTATGTGCTACGGAAGAATATATTCGTGACGAGGCAGAAGATCGATGCTGTCATCAGGAGCTCAGAAATAGCTGCCATTGAAAACGCGTAG
- the LOC124542121 gene encoding nascent polypeptide-associated complex subunit alpha, muscle-specific form-like gives MQYLDLILDTTTPTEESIVDVKRDMLKDALRSDFLLEAVSACWKTERVPLVLWYSKAHDGNEYEFIADKKLDKFGKQIITLTLEPIEDQKDELTSGSNTQSYWKNIASSSNTAESSNSNRNEFAGQVNNGNENAYWRSVSDSKESSSSSNSNYNYNEGGFVNNVPPKSYPAQLLPPKPRPSVYYPPQFYPEPVYYPRPIYPEPIVPYVQPAFVNIPSLENYKRGFVPTTGNGYMLSPRSFVGQYPVPPGFPPKQPVGPIAPAPGSPIDFAGKPIAPSNNVPAPLSTPTTGSASYTQFVGGSSSGSSVSNNEQAFSSSWNQNNGGSTSSTNPQNGYPGSTSSSYGQTSSGSNAGSSFSNNGQTYSNTYGQSESGSTTATGPQGGSPTSPDDDSSNSPQQGSSNQPQGGSENQPQGGSTNYPQQVSPTSPDDDSSDSPQQGSPNAPQGGSPSQPQGGYPTEPVNGNPGTSSSSFTNTSTGSSAGTSPTGPQGGSPNQPQGSPTTPQGGAPNSPDDDSSVSPQQGSPSSPADDSSDSPQQGSPSSPGDDSSDSPQQGSPSSPGDDSSDSPQQGSPSSPGDDSSDSPQQGSPSSPADDSSDSPQQGSPTSPDDDSTDSPQQGSPTSADDDSSASPQQGTPNSPDDDSSDSPDGDSPNSPQQGSPSGQTTGSSSSSYTKSSTGSNAGSSYTSTGQTYTNTYGQTDSGSSSFTDTTYVNGQHTGG, from the exons ATGCAGTACTTGGACCTGATCCTGGACACCACG ACTCCCACAGAAGAGTCTATCGTTGACGTGAAGAGAGATATGCTCAAAGATGCATTGAGGAGCGACTTCCTATTGGAGGCAGTTAGTGCCTGCTGGAAGACGGAGAGAGTACCGCTGGTTTTGTGGTATAGTAAGGCAC ATGATGGTAACGAATACGAGTTTATCGCAGACAAGAAGTTGGACAAGTTTGGTAAACAAATCATTACACTGACACTCGAGCCTATCG AAGATCAAAAGGATGAACTAACGTCTGGATCGAACACCCAGTCCTACTGGAAGAATATTGCTAGCTCTTCAAACACAGCAGAGAGCTCGAACAGTAATCGCAATGAATTTGCTGGTCAAGTGAACAACGGAAACGAAAACGCTTACTGGAGATCAGTGTCGGACTCGAAGGAATCGTCCTCTAGTTCGAACAGTAACTACAATTACAACGAAG GAGGATTCGTAAATAACGTTCCACCGAAATCGTATCCAGCACAACTACTACCACCAAAACCCCGACCATCAGTGTATTATCCACCACAGTTCTATCCAGAACCCGTGTATTACCCACGTCCAATTTATCCTGAACCCATTGTTCCTTACGTTCAGCCTGCGTTTGTAAATATTCCCTCACTTGAAAATTACAAACGCGGATTTGTACCCACCACAGGAAACGGATACATGCTCTCTCCTCGATCATTCGTTGGTCAATACCCAGTCCCTCCCGGTTTTCCACCCAAGCAACCAGTCGGGCCCATTGCTCCAGCTCCAGGAAGCCCGATTGATTTCGCAG gtaaaCCAATTGCACCCTCAAACAATGTGCCCGCTCCATTGAGTACACCAACTACTGGTTCCGCCAGCTACACGCAATTTGTTGGTGGTAGCAGTTCAGGCAGTTCAGTTTCAAACAATGAACAGGCTTTCTCAAGCTCATGGAATCAGAACAACGGAGGATCTACTTCAtcaacaa ACCCACAAAATGGCTATCCTGGTTCAACGAGCTCAAGTTATGGCCAAACATCAAGTGGTAGTAACGCCGGCAGCTCATTCTCAAACAATGGACAAACTTACTCCAATACCTACGGACAGAGCGAAAGTGGATCTACTACCGCTACGG gcccacaaggaggatcaccaacCAGCCCCGATGATGATTCATCAAACAGCCCACAACAAGGATCatcaaaccaaccacaaggggGATCAGAAAACCAACCGCAAGGTGGATCAACTAACTATCCACAGCAAGTATCACCAACCAGTCCCGATGATGATTCATCAGACAGCCCCCAGCAAGGATCACCTAATGCCCCACAAGGCGGATCTCCAagccaaccacaaggaggatatCCAACCGAACCCGTAAACGGAAACCCCGGAACTagtagttcaagcttcacaaacacTTCGACTGGCAGCAGTGCAGGTACCTCACCAACAGGACCTCAAggtggatcacctaaccaaccacaag gatcacctactACCCCACAAGGAGGAGCACCAAACAGCCCCGATGACGATTCATCAGTCAGCCCTCAGCAAGGATCACCATCCAGCCCCGCTGATGACTCATCAGACAGCCCTCAGCAAGGATCACCATCCAGCCCCGGTGATGACTCATCAGACAGCCCTCAGCAAGGATCACCATCCAGCCCCGGTGATGACTCATCAGACAGCCCTCAGCAAGGATCACCATCCAGCCCCGGTGATGACTCATCAGACAGCCCTCAGCAAGGATCACCATCCAGCCCCGCTGATGACTCATCAGACAGCCCTCAGCAAGGATCACCAACCAGCCCCGATGACGATTCAACAGACAGCCCCCAGCAGGGATCACCTACCAGCGCCGATGATGACTCATCAGCCAGCCCACAACAAGGAACACCAAACAGCCCCGATGATGACTCATCAGACAGTCCCGATGGTGATTCCCCAAACAGCCCACAGCAAGGATCACCAAGCGGTCAAACGACTGGTTCCAGCAGTTCAAGCTACACTAAATCTTCGACGGGAAGCAATGCAGGCAGCTCATACACAAGCACCGGACAGACTTACACAAACACCTACGGTCAGACTGACAGTGGATCCAGTTCTTTCACAG ATACGACATATGTAAATGGCCAGCATACGGGAGGTTAG